TTCTGTAGAAAGCGTTTTACTGTAAACACCGTTTTCATAAATTTTTGTTTCAAGACCTGCTCCTAGTGATACATCTACTTTTCCTAAATAAATTCTATAAATACGTATTTTATAACCTCTATTGGCTATTTTGTAAACTCCTGCATCAACAGCCTGAAACTGCATAACTCTAACAGCTTCATCGCCTTGATCTGTACCATCAATAGGCCCTGTATTGCTGCCTTGACCTTCACCATCATCTTCTATCTTAACATTAACTGTTTTTGCCCCAACACTTTCAAAACTAAAATAACCTGTACCAAAACCATATCTAACTGGATCTCCCTCATCATCTTTATTACCATATTCTCCTGAACCAACAACGGTTATCCATTGCCCTGTTTCTAAATTAAAACCGAAACCTCTTGATCGACCAGTTGATTGATAACGCTTATCGCCTGCGGTTGTAAATTGAACGCACCCTGGAAATAAATTTGGATCCATACCATCAGGCATATCATCACGCTCATCATAACGCGTTAATGCTTTGTTTGTTGTTACTAGACGATCACTATTACTATCGTCTAAAAAAGAAAAATCAACTCCACCATCTATATCTGGCAACATCTTAGGTTTCGTAAAAGAACTATCCCCACTAAGGTGAACACCTCCAGTTGCACTATCTGTATCTTGAGAAGTAATTTGGAAATTATCCATTGTACCCCCTAAAGATTTAGGATAATACAATTCATTTCCCGTTGTTAAAAAAACTGATTCTACAGAATGCCCATTTTCATTTTCATATCCAGATTTAGCAGCATAGCCTACACCATCAGCATAATTTGTTACTATGTTGCCACCCGCATCAACCCAATCGATTTGGCGTAGTTTAGCCGATAAAGCATTTAGATATTCAACAGGAAGCATGTTTTCATAGCCAGCGCCCAATTCTTTGGCGCCAAAATCCCAATATTTAATTTGGGCTTGTAACGTTGCTGTTAAAAGCAACAATGGTATTGTAAATAAAAGTAATTGTTTTTTCATTTTTAAGTAGTTTTAAATATTAATAACTTAGTTGAGAGTGTATTGTAATCAATATTTTAGAATTAATCACTAAATACAATTTTAGAATTTAGATGCTGCAATATCAGCAAATTAACAGTTTTGGATATGTAGTTTTGAACTACGGTCAATTTTATAAATCGAAAATAGCTCATTTGTATTTTCGTTTTTTCAGACAAATAAAACTAAAAAATCGTTATAAAATATAGTTCTTTTTTTATAAAATCACAAATATTTAACACTTTGTATTTTTATAGTACATGATAAAAATTGAAGCGTGTCACATTGAGCATTATCGAAAATGAAAATATATTTTATTTGAAGATAAAAGCGCAGCTTCCGAAAGGCTCAGACTGGCATCTGGATATATTTGGATTTTTGTCATGCACTAAATTTGCATTTATTAAAAAATTTTGTCTTAGACAATAGTCGTTAATTAATCATGTGAACCAAAGGTTGAAAAGAGCCTTGCGTCTGGGAAATAGCTTTTCCAAAGTTCAAAAATTCAGGAAAAGCTTAGACCTTGACTTACTGAATATTCATATGCTTTAAAACCCAACTCTTGGTTCATATTAATCGTTATTATATAGTAATAGGCATAGAATAAATCCGATAAAAGTAATGTTTATCAGAAGCAAAAATATGCTTAAAAAGCATATTTATAAAAGCACAATGCAATCTATTATAAAGACGAACAAATTTTGAACAGTAAAAAATTAAAATGTTTTTTTAATCAAGATTTCAAAAAATATTTATGTTAATTTTTTCTAAAAATTTGCTTTATGCTAAATATTATTTATATTTGGGCAATCGATTACATGATAAATATCCAACTCTCATATAGCTAAGTTATTCAAATTGAGTTTAAAAAAGGGATGAAAAGCAGTGTTTTTTCATTAAATTTAAAGAGTATAGTTTTAAGCAACCACATTATGTAATCGAATTCATTAAATTGTAATTTTAACAACAGTAATATACCAACAACAAAAATTAACAATTAAACAAACTTTTTATGACAAACCATTCCTTATTTGATTATCTTTTTTTCTTGCCTAAGGTTAGAGAAAAAAAATCACGCTGTAATAAGGCTTTCTCAGCTTTATTTATTGGAGTATTTTTACTTTGTGCAGGCAATGTATTTGCACAAAGCCAACTAACAATTAGTGGATTAGTAACAGATGGTGGCGAATTAGGCGGCCCCCTTCCTGGTGTTACAGTTCTGGTTAAAGGAACTTCTAATGGTACTTCTACTGATTTTGACGGACAGTTTACGCTTAACAATGTAGCCCCAAACGCAACCATTGTATTCTCTTATATTGGTTATAAAACCCAAGAGGTAGCCGTAAACAACAGAACATCTATTAATGTCACTTTAGCGACCGATGTAAGCCAATTAGACGAAATTGTTATTGTAGATTATGGTTATGGCAAAGTTAGAAAAGCTGACATGACAGGTTCTAGTGCAAGTATTAGCAGCAAAGAACTTTCAACCATTCCTATTTCTAGTGCTGCCGAAGCACTTTCAGGAAGGTTGCCAGGTGTTAATGTAACTTCTTCCGATGGTGAACCTGGTGCTGAGATTAGAATTAGAGTTAGGGGTGGTACATCCTTATCACAAGATAATAGCCCTTTATTTGTAGTAGATGGGTTTATTGTTGGAGGTATTGACAACATACCTGTTAATGATATTGCTAGTATTGATGTTTTAAAAGATGCGGCGGCTACTGCTATTTATGGTGCACAGGCATCTAATGGTGTCATTGTTGTTACCACTAAATCTCCTGTTGCTGGAAAAACGTCGGTAAGCTA
This genomic window from Mariniflexile sp. TRM1-10 contains:
- a CDS encoding T9SS type A sorting domain-containing protein, giving the protein MKKQLLLFTIPLLLLTATLQAQIKYWDFGAKELGAGYENMLPVEYLNALSAKLRQIDWVDAGGNIVTNYADGVGYAAKSGYENENGHSVESVFLTTGNELYYPKSLGGTMDNFQITSQDTDSATGGVHLSGDSSFTKPKMLPDIDGGVDFSFLDDSNSDRLVTTNKALTRYDERDDMPDGMDPNLFPGCVQFTTAGDKRYQSTGRSRGFGFNLETGQWITVVGSGEYGNKDDEGDPVRYGFGTGYFSFESVGAKTVNVKIEDDGEGQGSNTGPIDGTDQGDEAVRVMQFQAVDAGVYKIANRGYKIRIYRIYLGKVDVSLGAGLETKIYENGVYSKTLSTENNIRVSTDVQAVGNRIYVSNVKSSTEVKIYAITGALVKEFKTSSDVDFSFKSGLYIATVKTAEGQKSVKLLLN